From one Cupriavidus oxalaticus genomic stretch:
- a CDS encoding ABC transporter ATP-binding protein has product MATEYLRVTDLHAFYGESHILHGIDLLVNEGECVTLLGRNGAGRTTTLRAIMGLTGRRAGSVMIDGREAIGMPAHRIARLGVGFCPEERAIYSSLSCEENLLLPPQVGGGGMSLDEIYAMFPNLHERRHSQGTRLSGGEQQMLAMARILRTGARLLLLDEISEGLAPVIVQKLAEVIRDLKAKGYTIVLVEQNFRFAAPLADRMYVVEHGQIAAEIHQHEIHEKQHLLQELLGV; this is encoded by the coding sequence ATGGCGACGGAATACCTGCGGGTCACCGACCTCCATGCCTTCTACGGCGAATCGCACATCCTGCACGGCATCGACTTGCTGGTGAACGAGGGAGAGTGCGTGACCCTGCTCGGCCGCAACGGGGCAGGCCGTACCACCACCCTGCGCGCCATCATGGGCCTGACGGGGCGTCGCGCCGGCTCGGTCATGATCGACGGCCGCGAGGCAATCGGCATGCCGGCCCATCGCATCGCGCGTCTCGGCGTCGGCTTCTGCCCGGAGGAGCGGGCGATTTACTCCAGCCTCTCGTGCGAGGAGAACCTCCTGCTGCCGCCGCAGGTGGGCGGCGGCGGGATGAGCCTCGACGAGATCTACGCGATGTTCCCCAATCTCCACGAGCGGCGGCATAGCCAGGGCACGCGGCTCTCGGGCGGCGAGCAACAGATGCTGGCGATGGCGCGCATCCTGCGCACCGGAGCGCGGTTGCTGCTGCTGGACGAGATCTCCGAGGGACTGGCGCCGGTGATCGTGCAGAAGCTCGCGGAGGTCATCCGCGACCTCAAGGCAAAGGGCTACACGATCGTGCTGGTGGAGCAGAACTTCCGGTTCGCCGCGCCGCTGGCCGACCGCATGTACGTGGTGGAGCACGGCCAAATCGCCGCGGAGATCCACCAGCACGAGATTCACGAGAAGCAGCACCTGCTCCAGGAACTCCTGGGTGTCTGA
- a CDS encoding ABC transporter ATP-binding protein: protein MASNLILETVGLRKEFKGFVAVNDVSLKVRRGHIHALIGPNGAGKTTCFNLLTKFLDPTRGTIRFNGAEITGDKPAQVARRGVVRSFQISAVFPHLTVLDNVRIPLQRRLGISFQFWRSPKVLASLDDRAMALLADVGLEDFADMTTAEMPYGRKRALEIATTLALDPELMLLDEPTQGMGHEDVDRVMQLIKKVSANRSILMVEHNMKVVSGICDAITVLARGSVLAEGTYAEVSANPQVIEAYMGSADAALVEPGGH from the coding sequence ATGGCAAGCAATCTCATTCTTGAAACCGTCGGACTGAGGAAGGAGTTCAAGGGATTCGTCGCCGTAAACGACGTCAGCCTCAAGGTCAGGCGTGGACACATCCACGCACTGATCGGTCCGAACGGTGCAGGCAAGACCACCTGCTTCAACCTCCTTACCAAGTTCCTGGATCCCACGCGCGGCACCATCCGGTTCAACGGTGCCGAGATCACCGGCGATAAGCCGGCGCAGGTCGCGCGCCGGGGCGTGGTGCGCTCCTTCCAGATCTCGGCGGTGTTTCCGCACCTGACCGTGCTTGACAACGTGCGTATCCCGCTGCAGCGCAGGCTCGGGATTTCCTTCCAGTTCTGGCGCTCGCCGAAAGTCCTCGCATCGCTCGATGACAGGGCCATGGCATTGCTCGCCGACGTCGGACTGGAGGACTTCGCCGACATGACGACCGCCGAGATGCCGTACGGCCGCAAGCGGGCGCTGGAAATCGCCACCACGCTGGCCCTCGACCCCGAGCTGATGCTGCTCGACGAGCCTACGCAGGGCATGGGCCACGAAGACGTTGACCGCGTCATGCAGCTCATCAAGAAGGTCTCGGCCAATCGCAGCATCCTGATGGTGGAGCACAACATGAAAGTGGTGTCCGGCATCTGCGACGCCATCACGGTGCTGGCGCGCGGCAGCGTGCTGGCCGAGGGCACATACGCGGAAGTCTCCGCCAACCCGCAGGTCATCGAGGCCTATATGGGCAGCGCTGATGCCGCGCTTGTGGAGCCGGGAGGGCATTGA
- a CDS encoding thioredoxin domain-containing protein, whose amino-acid sequence MTRNRLATETSPYLRQHAENPVDWYPWCEEAFRRARDEDKPVLLSVGYATCHWCHVMAHESFENPRIAGLMNERFISIKVDRQERPDLDDVYQKVPQMMGQGGGWPLTVFLTPQGEPFFGGTYFPPDDRYGRPGLERVLLSLSEAWTHRREELHDTIARFQQGFRQLEDADLSREAAEVEDLPAQTALALARNTDPIHGGLGGAPKFPNASAYDLVLRIYQRTREPALLEALERTLDGMAAGGIHDQLGGGFARYSVDERWVVPHFEKMLYDNGQLVKLYADAYRLTGKQAWRRVFEGTIAYILRDMTHPDGGFYAGEDADSEGEEGRFYAWTPAEVKAVLGESEGAQACRAYGVTDGGNFAPGRSVLHRAVTLPALEEARLEGWRNRLLAARAQRVRPGRDENILAGWNGLMIQGLCAAYQATGNPAHLCAARRAASFIEDKLAMPDGGVYRYWKDGTVKVPGFLEDYAFLASALIDLYESCFDRRYLDRAAELVALILDKFWEDGLYFTSHDAEPLVHRPRAPYDSAWPSGISASVFSFLRLHELTGEDRYRDFAEQEFQGYGAAATAAPAGFVHLLAARDFAQRGALGIIFAGDKAAAAPLVKSVHRAYLPARVLAFAEDVPVGQGRHPVDGRPAAYVCRHRTCTAPVTSGQALLERCMA is encoded by the coding sequence ATGACGAGAAACCGGCTCGCCACAGAAACCTCGCCTTACCTCCGGCAACACGCGGAGAATCCGGTCGACTGGTATCCCTGGTGCGAAGAGGCGTTTCGCCGCGCGCGCGACGAGGACAAGCCGGTACTGCTTTCCGTCGGCTACGCCACATGCCATTGGTGCCATGTCATGGCGCACGAATCGTTCGAGAATCCCCGGATCGCCGGCCTGATGAACGAGCGTTTCATCAGCATCAAGGTTGACCGGCAGGAACGCCCCGACCTCGACGACGTTTACCAGAAAGTTCCCCAGATGATGGGACAGGGGGGCGGCTGGCCGCTCACGGTGTTCCTGACGCCGCAAGGAGAGCCGTTCTTTGGTGGCACCTACTTTCCGCCGGATGACCGCTACGGGCGCCCCGGCTTGGAACGTGTGCTGCTGAGCCTGAGCGAAGCCTGGACGCATCGGCGCGAGGAACTGCACGACACCATCGCGCGGTTTCAGCAGGGGTTCCGGCAGCTAGAAGACGCGGACCTCAGCCGTGAAGCCGCGGAAGTCGAGGATCTGCCCGCGCAGACAGCCCTCGCCCTCGCGCGAAATACGGATCCGATCCACGGCGGGTTAGGCGGAGCGCCCAAGTTTCCCAACGCAAGCGCCTACGACCTCGTGCTGCGCATCTATCAACGAACTCGTGAACCCGCGCTGCTTGAAGCGCTGGAGCGCACGCTCGACGGCATGGCGGCCGGCGGCATCCATGACCAGCTCGGTGGTGGGTTCGCCCGCTACAGTGTCGATGAACGCTGGGTCGTGCCCCACTTCGAAAAGATGCTTTACGACAACGGCCAGCTCGTCAAACTGTACGCGGACGCCTATCGCCTGACCGGCAAGCAAGCCTGGCGCCGCGTATTCGAGGGAACTATCGCATACATTCTGCGGGACATGACGCACCCCGATGGCGGCTTTTACGCTGGCGAAGATGCCGACAGCGAAGGCGAGGAAGGCCGCTTTTATGCCTGGACGCCGGCCGAGGTGAAAGCTGTCCTGGGCGAATCCGAGGGGGCCCAGGCATGTCGCGCCTATGGCGTGACCGACGGCGGGAACTTTGCACCCGGCAGATCGGTGCTCCACCGTGCGGTCACGCTGCCCGCCCTGGAGGAGGCGCGACTCGAAGGCTGGCGCAATCGGCTGTTGGCAGCACGCGCCCAGCGTGTGCGCCCCGGCCGTGACGAGAACATTCTCGCCGGCTGGAACGGTCTCATGATCCAGGGGCTCTGCGCGGCTTACCAGGCGACGGGCAACCCCGCACACCTCTGCGCCGCAAGGCGTGCCGCCAGCTTTATCGAGGATAAGCTCGCCATGCCGGACGGCGGCGTGTACCGGTACTGGAAGGACGGCACAGTCAAGGTACCAGGGTTCCTGGAGGACTATGCCTTCCTGGCCAGCGCTCTGATCGACCTCTACGAATCCTGCTTCGACAGGCGATACCTTGATCGCGCAGCCGAACTGGTGGCACTGATACTCGATAAGTTCTGGGAAGACGGGCTTTATTTCACGTCCCACGATGCCGAGCCATTGGTGCACAGGCCTCGCGCGCCGTACGACAGCGCCTGGCCGTCGGGCATTTCAGCCAGCGTGTTCTCCTTCCTGCGCTTGCATGAACTCACCGGCGAGGATCGCTATCGCGACTTCGCCGAGCAAGAGTTCCAGGGATATGGGGCTGCCGCCACCGCGGCCCCGGCCGGCTTCGTGCACCTCCTGGCCGCCAGGGACTTCGCGCAGCGCGGCGCGCTCGGGATCATATTTGCCGGCGATAAGGCGGCTGCCGCCCCATTGGTAAAAAGCGTTCACCGTGCCTACCTTCCGGCACGCGTCCTGGCATTCGCCGAAGACGTTCCGGTCGGCCAGGGGCGGCACCCGGTCGACGGCCGGCCGGCAGCCTACGTGTGCCGACATCGCACCTGTACCGCACCGGTAACCAGTGGCCAGGCGCTCCTTGAACGCTGCATGGCGTGA
- a CDS encoding SDR family oxidoreductase → MVNQPVTVITGASRGLGRAAACRLATVEGHLVVATARRPTDLELLETELRLEGHPIACHPLDVTEDSSAAALASWLTERFGRVDALINNAGVSLDHYDTSLLEMPLETLRRTLDINLFGVLRITQALAPLLRASRAGRVVNLASGMGQLAEMGSGVPAYRISKTALNAVTRILAAEMTDSGVKVNSVCPGWCRTDLGGPDAPRSPEQGIDSVVWLATLPDDGPTGGFFRDRQSIPW, encoded by the coding sequence ATGGTCAACCAACCTGTTACCGTCATCACTGGCGCAAGCCGCGGCTTGGGCCGCGCGGCCGCGTGCCGGCTGGCCACCGTGGAAGGCCATCTGGTCGTCGCCACGGCGCGCAGGCCGACGGACCTCGAGTTGCTGGAGACAGAGCTCCGGCTTGAGGGTCATCCGATCGCTTGCCATCCCCTTGACGTTACGGAAGACAGTTCGGCGGCTGCGCTGGCCAGCTGGCTGACCGAACGCTTCGGTCGCGTGGACGCGCTGATCAACAACGCTGGTGTATCGCTCGACCACTACGACACCAGCCTGCTCGAAATGCCGCTCGAGACGCTGCGCCGTACCTTGGATATCAATCTTTTCGGCGTGCTCCGGATCACACAGGCGTTAGCGCCGCTGCTGCGCGCCAGCCGCGCCGGCCGGGTGGTCAACCTGGCTTCGGGCATGGGACAGCTGGCGGAAATGGGGAGCGGCGTGCCAGCCTACCGAATCTCGAAAACGGCGCTGAACGCCGTCACACGCATCCTGGCCGCCGAAATGACCGACAGCGGCGTCAAGGTCAACTCAGTGTGCCCCGGCTGGTGTCGCACCGACCTGGGCGGCCCCGATGCGCCGCGCTCGCCCGAGCAGGGCATCGACTCCGTGGTGTGGCTGGCAACGCTGCCCGACGATGGCCCCACCGGTGGCTTCTTCCGCGATCGCCAGTCGATTCCATGGTAG
- a CDS encoding SUF system Fe-S cluster assembly regulator, whose product MLRLSKLTDYGTVIMTHLARNPGRIYSAAELAAAIGVSVPTASKILKTLARHHLLQSLRGANGGYLLARPPEQISIAQVIDAMEGPAGVTECSVAAGLCAQEGLCAIRANWQSINRVIFMVLDGVTLADMAQPVLHAVDIGALHARRAHGPQAGIS is encoded by the coding sequence ATGCTCAGACTCAGCAAGCTGACCGACTACGGCACGGTGATCATGACGCACCTGGCGCGAAACCCGGGCCGGATTTACAGTGCCGCCGAACTCGCCGCCGCAATCGGCGTGTCTGTACCGACGGCAAGCAAGATCCTGAAGACGCTGGCAAGGCACCACTTGCTGCAGTCATTGCGCGGCGCCAATGGCGGCTATCTGCTGGCACGACCGCCGGAACAGATTTCGATCGCACAGGTGATCGACGCCATGGAAGGCCCGGCCGGCGTGACCGAGTGCAGCGTCGCTGCCGGCCTGTGTGCGCAGGAAGGGCTGTGCGCCATCCGCGCCAACTGGCAATCGATCAATAGAGTGATCTTTATGGTGCTTGACGGCGTGACACTGGCAGATATGGCACAACCGGTATTGCACGCGGTAGATATTGGCGCCTTGCACGCCCGACGCGCACACGGGCCGCAAGCTGGCATTTCGTGA
- the sufB gene encoding Fe-S cluster assembly protein SufB: MATPARKLDELISQGYKHGFYTPVETDTVPCGLNEDVIRMISAIKGEPEFMREWRLKAFRHWLTMSEPHWATVKHPPIDYQAIAYYAAPRSQKAGPKTLDEVDPELLRTYEKLGVPLHERELLAGVAVDAVFDSVSVATTFKQKLGELGIIFCSFSEAVREHPALVQQYLGSVVPYTDNFFASLNSAVFSDGSFCYIPPGVRCPMELSTYFRINASNTGQFERTLIIADQGAYVSYLEGCTAPMRDENQLHAAVVELIALEDAQIKYSTVQNWYPGDKEGKGGIYNFVTKRGDCRGARSKISWTQVETGSAITWKYPSVILQGDDSVGEFYSVALTNHYQQADTGTKMTHLGRNTRSTILSKGISAGHGQNAYRGLVRMARSAVGARNYSQCDSLLLGDKCAAHTFPYIEVKNATGQVEHEASTSRIGEDQLFYCQSRGVSAEDAVSMIVNGFCKEVFKELPMEFAVEAQKLLGVSLEGSIG, translated from the coding sequence ATGGCAACCCCGGCACGCAAGCTCGATGAACTGATCAGCCAAGGCTATAAGCATGGCTTCTACACGCCCGTGGAGACGGACACGGTGCCGTGCGGGCTGAATGAGGACGTGATCCGCATGATCTCGGCCATCAAGGGCGAGCCGGAATTCATGCGGGAGTGGCGTCTCAAGGCCTTCCGCCACTGGCTGACGATGTCCGAGCCGCACTGGGCGACGGTCAAGCACCCGCCCATCGACTACCAGGCGATCGCATACTATGCCGCGCCGCGCTCCCAGAAAGCGGGACCGAAGACGCTGGACGAAGTCGATCCGGAGTTGTTGCGTACCTACGAAAAGCTGGGCGTGCCCCTGCACGAACGTGAACTGCTGGCAGGCGTGGCGGTGGACGCGGTATTCGACAGCGTCTCGGTGGCCACCACCTTCAAGCAGAAACTGGGCGAGCTCGGCATCATCTTCTGCTCGTTTTCCGAGGCGGTGCGGGAGCATCCGGCGCTGGTGCAGCAGTATCTCGGCTCGGTCGTGCCCTATACCGACAACTTCTTCGCCTCGCTCAACTCCGCCGTGTTCAGCGACGGCTCGTTCTGCTATATCCCGCCCGGGGTACGCTGCCCGATGGAGCTGTCGACCTACTTCCGCATCAATGCCAGCAACACCGGCCAGTTCGAGCGCACCCTGATCATCGCCGACCAGGGCGCTTACGTCAGCTATCTGGAGGGTTGCACCGCGCCGATGCGCGACGAGAACCAGCTGCATGCCGCGGTGGTGGAGCTGATCGCGCTGGAAGATGCACAGATCAAATACTCGACCGTGCAGAACTGGTATCCGGGCGACAAGGAAGGCAAGGGCGGCATCTACAACTTCGTCACCAAGCGCGGCGATTGCCGCGGCGCGCGCTCGAAGATTTCCTGGACCCAGGTGGAGACCGGCTCCGCCATTACGTGGAAGTATCCAAGCGTGATCCTGCAGGGCGACGATTCGGTCGGCGAGTTCTATTCGGTCGCGCTGACCAATCACTACCAGCAGGCGGACACCGGCACCAAGATGACCCACCTTGGCAGGAATACGAGGAGCACCATCCTTTCCAAGGGCATTTCGGCCGGTCATGGCCAGAATGCCTACCGCGGGCTGGTGAGGATGGCCAGGAGCGCAGTCGGCGCGCGCAACTACTCGCAGTGCGATTCGCTGCTGCTTGGCGACAAATGCGCTGCCCACACCTTCCCTTATATCGAGGTGAAGAACGCCACCGGCCAGGTTGAGCACGAGGCATCGACTTCGCGCATCGGCGAGGACCAGCTGTTCTATTGCCAGAGCCGCGGTGTCAGCGCCGAGGATGCGGTGTCGATGATCGTGAATGGATTCTGCAAGGAAGTATTCAAGGAGCTGCCGATGGAATTCGCGGTGGAAGCCCAGAAGCTGCTGGGCGTGAGCCTGGAAGGCAGTATCGGGTAA
- the sufC gene encoding Fe-S cluster assembly ATPase SufC, producing the protein MLEIRKLHVSVDDKPILHGIDLSVQAGEVHAIMGPNGSGKSTLAHVLAGRDRFTVTAGEVLYDGTNLLGMPPEERARAGIFLAFQYPVEIPGVSNIYLLKAGLNAIRKHRGEQELDAMDFLALVKDKLQLMEMDQDLLYRSVNEGFSGGEKKRNEILQMAVLEPRLAILDETDSGLDIDALKIVARGIEAMRSPQRAIVLVTHYQRLLDYIVPDQVHVLAHGRIARSGGPELARELERTGYAAMEAQAVTGMESSA; encoded by the coding sequence ATGCTTGAGATTCGCAAGCTGCACGTCAGCGTAGACGACAAGCCCATCCTGCACGGCATCGACCTCAGCGTGCAGGCCGGCGAGGTGCACGCCATCATGGGCCCCAACGGTTCGGGCAAGAGCACCCTGGCCCATGTACTGGCCGGGCGCGACCGCTTTACCGTGACTGCGGGCGAAGTCCTTTACGACGGCACGAACCTGCTTGGGATGCCACCGGAAGAGCGCGCCCGCGCGGGCATCTTCCTCGCCTTCCAGTATCCGGTGGAAATCCCCGGCGTCTCGAATATCTACCTCCTCAAGGCGGGGCTCAACGCGATCCGCAAGCACCGCGGCGAGCAGGAGCTGGACGCCATGGATTTTCTCGCCCTGGTCAAGGACAAGCTCCAGCTCATGGAGATGGACCAGGACCTGCTTTACCGCTCGGTGAACGAGGGCTTCTCCGGCGGCGAGAAGAAGCGCAACGAGATCCTGCAGATGGCGGTGCTGGAGCCCCGGCTCGCCATTCTCGACGAGACCGACTCCGGCCTCGACATCGATGCGCTCAAGATCGTCGCCAGGGGCATCGAGGCCATGCGCAGCCCGCAACGCGCCATTGTGCTGGTCACGCACTACCAGCGCCTGCTCGATTACATCGTGCCGGACCAGGTCCACGTGCTTGCGCACGGCCGCATCGCCAGGTCCGGCGGCCCCGAGCTGGCGCGCGAACTGGAGCGCACCGGCTATGCCGCGATGGAGGCGCAAGCCGTCACCGGGATGGAGTCTTCAGCATGA
- the sufD gene encoding Fe-S cluster assembly protein SufD encodes MSASGLEHYLAEFDRVEAALPGRRLSWLEHARRQALDHFAHTGFPTLRQEDWKYTNVAALERSRFAVALPQAADGLDTAVAAQIEALALAGAHLMVFVNGVHQPQWSRIAALPEGMELASLAAMLERAPDCLEALLLRGAGDYPSGFAALNMAFMTDGAYIRVAAGTVLEQPIHLLFLATAGELATHARNVVVAQAGSRVCIVEHHAGLDGLGYCTNAITDIVAERDAQVGHHKLQQESLKAFHIAGVHLDQQQGSRFDSSSFALGSALARVDIEIGLNAEHTECSLDGLYMTAGRQHIDHHTRIDHASPHSKSRELYKGVLAGASRAVFNGKVVVHADAQHSDAHQSNRNLLLSEQAEVDTKPQLEIYADDVKCGHGATVGQLDAEQIYYLRSRGMDDAAARALLTFAFAEEVVKRLGSAPLRTRLEALLRGKLPEPVKELP; translated from the coding sequence ATGAGCGCAAGCGGACTGGAGCACTATCTCGCCGAGTTCGACCGCGTCGAGGCCGCGCTGCCGGGCCGTCGCCTGAGCTGGCTCGAGCACGCGCGCCGGCAGGCGCTGGATCATTTCGCCCATACGGGGTTCCCCACGCTGCGGCAGGAGGACTGGAAATACACCAACGTGGCGGCACTCGAGAGAAGCCGTTTTGCCGTGGCTCTGCCACAGGCCGCAGACGGCCTGGACACTGCAGTGGCGGCGCAGATCGAGGCGTTGGCCCTGGCCGGCGCGCACCTGATGGTGTTCGTCAATGGTGTGCACCAGCCGCAATGGTCGCGCATCGCTGCCCTGCCTGAGGGGATGGAGCTCGCCAGCCTCGCCGCCATGCTGGAGCGCGCACCGGACTGCCTGGAAGCGCTACTGCTGCGCGGCGCAGGCGACTACCCGTCCGGTTTCGCCGCCCTGAACATGGCGTTCATGACCGACGGTGCCTATATCCGCGTGGCGGCCGGCACCGTCCTCGAACAGCCGATCCACTTGCTGTTCCTCGCCACCGCCGGCGAACTGGCAACCCATGCGCGCAATGTGGTGGTGGCGCAAGCCGGCAGCCGGGTCTGCATTGTGGAGCACCACGCGGGCCTGGATGGCCTGGGCTATTGCACCAATGCCATCACTGACATCGTTGCCGAGCGCGATGCGCAGGTCGGACATCACAAGCTGCAGCAGGAGAGCCTCAAAGCCTTCCATATTGCCGGGGTGCACCTCGACCAGCAGCAGGGAAGCCGCTTCGACTCCAGTTCGTTTGCTCTCGGCAGCGCCCTCGCGCGTGTTGACATCGAAATCGGGCTGAATGCCGAGCATACCGAGTGTTCGCTGGACGGGCTGTATATGACCGCCGGGCGGCAGCATATCGACCACCACACCCGCATCGACCACGCCAGCCCGCACAGCAAGAGTCGCGAGTTGTATAAGGGCGTGCTGGCGGGCGCCTCGCGCGCCGTCTTCAACGGCAAGGTGGTGGTGCATGCCGATGCCCAGCACAGCGATGCCCACCAGTCCAACCGCAACCTGCTGCTGTCCGAGCAGGCCGAGGTCGACACCAAGCCGCAGCTGGAGATCTATGCCGACGACGTCAAATGCGGCCACGGCGCCACCGTCGGCCAGCTCGATGCCGAGCAGATCTACTACCTGCGCTCGCGTGGGATGGACGATGCCGCGGCGCGTGCCCTGCTGACCTTTGCCTTTGCCGAAGAGGTCGTCAAGCGGCTCGGCTCTGCCCCATTGCGCACGCGGCTGGAAGCGCTCCTGCGCGGCAAGCTGCCGGAGCCTGTGAAGGAGTTGCCATGA
- a CDS encoding cysteine desulfurase codes for MNTAAHELMAVGRAVPPAGLEVERLRQDFPILRQTVNGKPLVYLDNAATTQKPQSVIHCEARYYSALNANIHRGLHTLSQRATDAYEAARDAVRDLINAARREEIVFVRGTTEAINLVAASFGQRLRPGDEILISAMEHHSNIVPWQLACQRTGALLQVAPINDAGELMLEQFAQLLGPRTRLVALAHLSNALGTVNPVRDIIELAHARDIPVLIDGAQAVPHLKVDVQDLDCDFYAFSGHKLYGPTGVGVLYGKAALLDAMPPYQGGGDMIREVTFHKTTYNDIPYKFEAGTPNIAGVIGLGAAIGYVRAVGLEAIAAHEHALLAYASARAGKVSGLRMIGTAANKASILSFTLDGIHAHDVGSILDQHGVAVRAGHHCAMPVMERFGVPATVRASFALYNTREEVDALFAAVRAAQEVFA; via the coding sequence ATGAACACGGCAGCGCATGAATTGATGGCCGTGGGGCGCGCGGTGCCGCCCGCCGGCCTGGAGGTAGAGCGGCTGCGCCAGGATTTCCCCATCCTGCGCCAGACCGTCAACGGCAAGCCGCTGGTCTATCTGGACAACGCCGCCACCACCCAGAAGCCGCAAAGCGTGATCCATTGCGAAGCGCGTTACTACAGCGCGCTCAACGCCAACATCCACCGCGGCCTGCACACCCTGAGCCAGCGCGCCACCGATGCCTACGAAGCCGCGCGCGACGCCGTGCGAGACCTGATCAACGCGGCCCGGCGCGAGGAAATCGTGTTCGTGCGCGGCACCACCGAGGCGATCAACCTGGTGGCGGCAAGCTTTGGCCAGCGCCTGCGCCCGGGCGACGAGATCCTGATCAGCGCGATGGAGCACCACTCCAATATCGTGCCGTGGCAACTGGCGTGCCAGCGCACCGGCGCCTTGCTGCAGGTCGCGCCGATCAACGATGCCGGCGAGTTGATGCTGGAACAGTTCGCGCAATTGCTCGGCCCCCGCACCAGGCTGGTCGCGTTGGCGCACCTCTCAAATGCGCTCGGCACGGTCAACCCGGTGCGAGACATCATCGAGCTGGCGCATGCCCGGGACATCCCGGTGCTGATCGATGGCGCCCAGGCGGTGCCGCACCTCAAGGTCGACGTACAGGACCTCGATTGCGATTTCTACGCCTTCTCCGGGCACAAGCTCTACGGCCCCACCGGCGTCGGCGTGCTCTATGGCAAGGCTGCGCTGCTCGATGCCATGCCGCCTTACCAGGGCGGCGGGGACATGATCCGCGAGGTCACGTTCCATAAAACCACTTACAACGATATTCCCTACAAGTTCGAGGCCGGCACCCCCAATATCGCCGGCGTCATCGGCCTTGGCGCGGCCATCGGGTATGTGCGCGCGGTCGGCCTGGAGGCCATCGCCGCTCACGAGCATGCGCTGCTCGCGTACGCCAGCGCGCGGGCGGGGAAGGTCTCCGGGCTGCGCATGATCGGCACGGCTGCCAACAAGGCGAGCATCCTCTCGTTCACCCTGGACGGCATCCATGCCCACGATGTCGGCAGCATCCTCGATCAGCACGGCGTGGCGGTCCGTGCCGGCCACCATTGCGCCATGCCCGTGATGGAGCGTTTCGGCGTGCCTGCCACGGTGCGCGCTTCCTTCGCGCTGTATAACACGCGTGAAGAAGTGGATGCGCTGTTTGCTGCGGTGCGCGCGGCGCAGGAGGTATTCGCCTGA
- the sufU gene encoding Fe-S cluster assembly sulfur transfer protein SufU — protein sequence MSDLRNLYQEVVVDHSRSPRNFGRLAVANRSAEGFNPLCGDRLTLYLSIRDGVIEDASFEGSGCAISTASASLMTEALKGKTEAEARALFSGFHALVTGVPEQAGVPMGKLEVLAGVREFPARVKCATLAWHTMQAALDNTTRPVSTE from the coding sequence ATGTCCGACCTGCGCAACCTTTACCAGGAAGTGGTGGTCGACCACAGCCGCTCGCCGCGCAATTTCGGGCGGCTGGCGGTAGCGAACCGCAGCGCCGAGGGCTTTAACCCGCTGTGCGGCGACCGGCTGACGCTGTACCTGAGCATCCGCGACGGGGTGATCGAGGACGCCAGCTTCGAGGGCTCGGGCTGTGCCATCTCCACCGCCTCGGCCTCGCTGATGACAGAAGCGCTCAAGGGCAAGACCGAGGCAGAGGCACGGGCGCTGTTCTCGGGCTTTCACGCGCTGGTGACCGGCGTGCCGGAGCAGGCCGGTGTGCCGATGGGCAAGCTGGAGGTCCTGGCCGGCGTGCGTGAGTTCCCGGCACGCGTGAAGTGCGCGACCCTGGCCTGGCATACCATGCAAGCCGCTTTGGATAACACCACCAGGCCGGTCTCAACGGAGTGA
- a CDS encoding SUF system Fe-S cluster assembly protein produces the protein MSMIDWLRKAEEHEDRLEPESDSLEGRVIAALRTVYDPEIPVNIYDLGLVYQLSADEASGKVGIRMTLTAPGCPVAQAFPSVVQDAVMEASGVNEVEVELVWEPPWSRERMSEAARLELGLI, from the coding sequence ATGAGCATGATCGATTGGCTGCGCAAGGCTGAGGAACACGAAGACAGGCTCGAGCCCGAATCGGACAGCCTCGAGGGGCGGGTGATAGCGGCCTTGCGTACGGTGTACGACCCCGAGATCCCGGTCAACATCTACGACCTTGGCCTGGTCTACCAGTTATCGGCGGACGAAGCCAGCGGCAAGGTGGGCATCCGGATGACGCTGACCGCACCGGGCTGCCCGGTGGCGCAGGCCTTCCCGAGTGTGGTGCAGGACGCCGTGATGGAAGCCAGCGGGGTGAACGAAGTCGAGGTTGAACTGGTATGGGAGCCGCCCTGGTCGAGAGAACGAATGAGCGAGGCGGCCCGCCTGGAACTGGGGCTGATCTGA
- a CDS encoding Rieske (2Fe-2S) protein has translation MSEWIDVARAEDFAPGTCRNVDVGGVEVAVFNVDGNYYAIEALCSHEAEPLCGGDLEGQEVVCPRHGSHFSLLTGEALCPPAYEPVATFPVRVEDGKVQVRDER, from the coding sequence ATGAGCGAGTGGATCGATGTCGCCCGCGCCGAGGACTTCGCGCCGGGCACCTGCCGCAACGTCGATGTCGGTGGCGTAGAGGTCGCGGTATTCAATGTGGATGGCAATTACTACGCCATCGAGGCCCTCTGCTCGCACGAGGCCGAGCCGCTTTGCGGCGGCGACCTGGAAGGCCAGGAGGTCGTCTGCCCGCGCCACGGCTCGCACTTTTCCCTGCTGACGGGCGAGGCGCTGTGCCCGCCTGCCTATGAGCCCGTGGCGACCTTTCCGGTCCGGGTGGAGGACGGCAAGGTGCAGGTCAGGGACGAGCGCTGA